The window GGGCTTGAAGGCCTAGTGCAAAGCATATACTAAATAGAAGTAACAGGTTGATTTTCATAGTTTAATATTTAGATAAATAGGATATGGAAATGCCATCCTTTCCTCGTCTAAAGTTACTATAATCTCATCAAAGATGAATTGTCAATTATAGGATAGTGTTGTTCAAATGAAGGGAAATTTTATTTCCTCATTATTAAATTGCTTCTCACAAGTATAAAAGTTACTTTTTGATGAACTTAATTGGGTCACTGTTTTCAAACTTCAAGAAATAGAGACCTGTTTTAAGGTTTTGAATATCGATTTTATTTTCAGTATTCTTTCCTTTACTTATTTGAGTTCCTAGCTGGTTGTAAATGATATATTCTTTTGGTTCTTTCCAATTAGAGACTCTTAAGACCTCAGATGCTGGATTGGGATATACCTCAATATTAGTTATTGGTTGATTGTCATCGATACTTAAAACCGTAGCTTCTACAACGAGATCATCAATTACCATTTCTTCTTGAACTCCAGAAAAAGCTCTAATCCTTATTTTCATGAGGCTTCCAGAAATTTGAGTACCAAATATCACATCTAAATCATAATTTAATTGTTTCATGGCATTTGTGATTTGCGCTGTATAAGTACCATTAAGATCATCGTCTTCATAAAAATTAAAGGTATTTCCATTAATAACACCTCTAAAATCTCCAAAGGTCACCCATAAACCACCATCTATTTGATATTCTAAGGTTAGAAAGTCTGAAGCTTCATATCGATCTGCGACGTCGTTTGTTACTCCGATTTTCATCTGAACCGAAATACCAGAAGCTCCGCTTATATTAATGTCGTTAGTTGTTAAATACAATTGCCCGCCATCAGCTAAATAACCATCAAAGTCTTCCCACATGATTAGATTGGAGCCACTGAAGCCTGTAGGTTGTACGTCAATTGATGAATTTGCAGCAGGATTACCTCTTAATATGTAGTCGGAAGCAGTGAAATTTACGAAGTCAACATTTGATCCGCTTGCTGTAGTTAGGTTATAGGTATCCTCATCTGTGCCCTCGAATCCATTTGCGTACAGTTGTACTTGAGAGTAACCAATATTAAAGGTCAAAATAAAAGTCAAAGAGAATAGCGCCAGAGTTGTGATGTGTTTTTTCATTGTACTGAGTTTTACATAATTTCATTATCTCAAAACATGGTCTATTCTCCTATCTCTAGAAAATTTTATAAGACCAGATTAAAGCCATTATTTTTCATATTCTAATGGCGTTCTTGTTACTGTTACTTTCCATATTTTATTGGACGCTCCAGATTTTCCTTTTCCAAAAGTAGAGGGAGAATCTTCATAGGCTTCGATACCACCATATATATAGCCTATTTGTACTGTATTTGATGCGTTAAAAGTACTTTCACTATCAATAACATCTGTTTCTTCACCATTAATAATCAAGTACTTTATATTACTACTGGGCATAAACTCTGCTTCGGCGCCATAAAAATATTTAGACGGAAATGCATTTGAAATAGTATCATAATTACTCTCAAGTGATTTAATATTGTATTTATTATAGCCCATTGTATTAGTAAAGCCAGATAAAAAATCATCAGCTTTACCATTTCCTATTCCACCAGGGAGAAAAGTATGGATTTCATTTGATGAGGCGTCATAAATAGCAAAGTCGGGACAAGAGTATACATTAGTGTCATATTGATTATGCTTTTTATCTACATAATAAGAATTTACAGCATCTGGAGTGATATAGATAGCATCATTCCATGCTGCAAGTGTTTTTTCCCCATATTTGAAAACACCACTCATTAACGCAAAATTAGGCGCGAGTTCATTGTTTTTATCTAGATATAGAGAAGATACTACTGGTAAATCACGTCTTCTAAAAACAGAGGTTCTATCGGCTATATCACCGGCAGTTTTGGTTTTTAACTCGGCACTTGTCATATCACTTATCGTATCTAGGATATTTGCAGTAAGTGCAAGTGTTGTAGTATCATCATTAAATTCAAATTTAAAAACTGCATTTGAATATACTTGTAAGCTATCAAATTTATGCCCGCCAGCAAGGTAGAATTGATCTCCTGCTTTTTTTAACTCACCACCGGTAACCTGTAATGTGGAATTAGTTCCAAAACGAAATAACTTCATCCATTCTGCTGCTGTAAGACTCCAGTCAGCATTAGTAATTCTAATTAAAAGGGGTATGTTGATACGAGCAATAGCATCAAAGGTTTGGTAATTGCCTTTAGTAGGGACAACTCCTACAGGAGAGCCGTAACCACCGGTAACATATAAATAATCGCCAGATTGTAACGCCTGCGGATTTGAACATTGAAAGATGTTACCGTAATTTTTTAGTATTGCGGCTACTTTAGTGCACGCTGCTTGGACATCTTCAGGTTCATTTTGTGTTCCATTACCCATATCTGTAATGGTTTGTAACATATCGTCATAGGTTAAAACAGATTCAGTTCCAGTAATAGGATTAAATGTGTAAATCGCTTTATTAAATGATTTAGGAGGAAAAGACTTCAAAGAATAATCTGCGTTAAGATTGTGAAGTCCTCCTATAGGATCTTCGCCATTAGTTCTACCAGCAAAAAGTACCCAATTATCATCAATTCTCCCATGAACAAAAGATTGTAAAGCAGGAGCGAGGTAATCGGCTGTAACGGGCTCTATAGCCACGTCATAGGTATAAGTGGCAGGATAATCAGTGGGAACTTCGTTGTTAGTTTCTTTTTTCTTGCAAGAAACTGTGAGGAAAATCAGTAAAGCTGGGATTAAAATTTTTGACACGGTAATTTTCATGAGGTTGGTTATTAAGGGTTTTATAATGGTTAAAATTAAGCAGGATTCAAGTACCAGTCAATATGTATAAATACCCAAATTAAAATGTCTTCAAACAATGTTTGTGAAATGCGCTTTCGCGAAAGCGGAATACAATCCCACTAAAAAATGATCAACCACCTATCATTACATTCATTGCTCCTAGAAGGATTTTACCACCGTGAGCAGTTGTATCTCCAAGCCTTGCAGCAGGTCTACCACCGATAGTAACTGTGGAAGATCCTTTTACAATTACATCTGGAGGTCCTACACAAATAAGTGTATCACCTACACAAGCGGCAGGTAATTGCCCTATCAAAACCGTAGGTTCACCTGGTCCGATTATAGGACCACCTACATGTGGTATAGGAGGAGTTCCAGGTGTTTGCATTGGACATTCATGAAAATCGGTAATTCTTGCTGCTGGTGGCATATTATATATCTTTTTTTGATTAGTTGATCATTACCATAGCTCCTTTGAGAGTCAATTCTGCATCTCCTTCAATTCTGGCTTGAGTCGCATTTGCAGTGTAACTCATATCTGCTCTTTGATTGATATTTATTCCAGAGGTTTTTACATCACCACCGTTTGCCATCATCTCAACTCCTTGATCGCCTTTAAGAGATAATTTTCCATTTGCTTCAATAGAAATATCTTTAGGACTTGTCATGCTAATACCTTTATCGGATAAGGTAAATTTGTTATCGTTTTGATCTTTTATGGAAATGTTTTTCTCTTTATCGCTTAAAACGATACTGTTTTCATTCGGTGTTGCAATTAGGATTTCATTATCATTTTCATGAAATTCTAAACGCAATCCTGACTTAGTAACCAGTGCCTTGACAGTGTTGTTATTATCAAGCGTAAGATTTTTATCAGGACTATTCTTAGGATTACTGTATAAACTACCTAAAATGACAATAGACCTAGGATCTTCATTTAAACATCCCAAAACGACTTCATCTCCTATTTCTGGAAGAAATAACGCTCCTGCATTATTTGATGCATAAAAATTAGAATATCGTGCCCATAATCCATTTCCTGTGTTATCCATCAATGGAACGTCTACTAAAATTCTATATTGATGATCTGGATCACCATCTATTTGTTTCACTATACCGTTAAATAAACCTTTCATCGCAGGAATTAAGCCAGATGCATGGGTATCATTAATTATTGTTTTGTAAAGGTACTTTTCTAAGAGTCCTATGGAAACTTTTGTTACCCATACACCTGATTCTATATAATGCGTTACATTGGAGACAAGGTGATCACCACTAAAACGATCGCCTATACCGTTTAATGTTATATAATTTAGCGGCTCGATAGAAGAGGTGCCTTGAATTTTTACTTCTCCTTGGATTTTGGAATAATTACTTTTAAGCAGTTGTGCTTGCGTCCAGTTGGTTAGTTCTTTTTGATCTAATACTGCAGTAGTTTGTAAATTATAATCTTCAAGGTCTATCACGTTAGATAATTGAGTGGACGACAAATTGCCAGGACCAGAATATGTATTCTTAGTTGTTGATGATAGTTGCGCTTGGTCTTTGTAATCCCAGCTGCTTGCTTTTACAGAACTTAATTGATCACTTGCATTTAAGTTGATATCAATTTCAAATATGCTTTCACCATAAGCAGCGGTAAGTACAGAACTGGTATTCTTATCTGGTTTTTGTGCGGTAACCCTTCCGTTGCTATTAGTTATTAGTAAACTATTTGCAGCAGCTCTAGATAACAAATAATCCCAATCAGTTGCGTTATGTTGCACTTGCTGTTGCCACTTTACTTCGGTAGAAGACACAGATGCTGTAAGACCGTTATTATTAATTAGAGTAGTAAGAATATCACTATCGGTTTGATTAAAAAAAGACCTGCTGTTTTGTCCTACCGTCATTTTTATTGCTTTATCATAACATTCTACTATCAATAAAGAGCCTTGTTCTTGATCAATTTGAAGCCTTTGACCTATTACGATACCTTCAAATATGGACTTATTGCTATCATTATAACCTGCTTCTATAATTATTTCAGTACCAGGAACAAATGTGCTGGAATCGCTTGCAGGAAATTGTTCTGTTTCTGCACTTCCATCTAATAATGTAATCTCAGCTTTTGAAATACGGTTCAATTCTTTTTTGACGACTACAGAACTTACTTGAAATTCATCAGGAATAGAACTTCCATTTGATTTAATCGCTAGTGTTGTTAAATCGATATTTGGTGTATTCATAATTTTAATTTTAGATATCGTACATAATAAAATTTAGGTTTACTGCTTTTAAATTTTTTCCGCTTTCGCGAAAGCGGAACACCAATAACTCCATAACGATAAGTGTTTTTTATATGTGCAGCTATTTTTTAATTCTTTTTGCTTTGTGTAAGTGAATAATATTTAGAAGGATTTTCTTCCCAAGTCAATACAATACTATCACGCGAAGTCGTAGGATTATTAGGAACCGAAGCTGTGTAAGGCATTCCTTTATCAAAACCAACTGAGTTTAAAACGAGATTACCACTTTTCATTACCGTTATAGTACTATAACCAAAAAAAGCTGCTTCTCCCGAGCTACCTCCATTTCCAGCGATAACTTGATAGGTTCCACCACCTAGTTTTTCATTGATAGGCTGCACGCGCTGGTAGTCGTGTTTATGAGCGGAAAGCAAAGCAACAACCTTATTTTCCTCAAAAGTAGGCCACACATCAGGTCCTTGTGGTAAACCACCATGTGAAGTGTCGGGATTTCCATCCACATAATACGGTCGATGGGTGACAACAAAAATGTGTTCTATCGAAGGATTGTTTTTGAAGCTTGTTACTTGATCGTTAACCCATTTTACCGGTATTTGTCCTTCTTTTCCATATATATCTGTTTTGCTAGGCGGATTATAAGTATCTGAATTTAGAACTACAAAGCCTACATTATGTCTTGTAAAACTAAAACTAAGACGGTTGTCTAGCCCTAAAGTGTCTGGAGCTGTAACTCGACCATCTGGCAGGTAATCTTTCATATGTTGAAGCCAGATATCTGTGCTTCCTTTTAAGGGAAATTCATGCCAGTCGTTTTCACTAACCTCAACAGAGTAGAGCATCTCATGATTACCAGGTATGGCTACCATTTCTATTCCTGAGTTACTTATTTCTTGTTCTTTATAAATAGCATCCCAAGCGCTTAACTGACTATTGAGTTTTGCGTTCGTACTTTCGGCAAGAACTAGATCTCCTAAAAAAAAGAATAGTTCTGGTTGTTCTTCTTTTTGAGCAATTTCAAATAAAACACGTTTTAAAACATAGGTATTTGCGGTGGAAGGATTGGCGGTAGATTGATCGCCTCTGTCTATTCTATTGCATCCTGTAAAAGAAAAACTGAAAATAGGAGTATCTACTACGATTTCCTCCTCTGTTTCTATAATGGGTTTTTCTTTTATTTCTTTTTTACAACTCGTAAGAAGAATAATAAATACGAAACTGATTAATAGGTTGGTAGATTTCATGAGTAACGGTTTTTTATTTTAGTATTAAAAATAAAATGGGTGATACATTACGTAACACCCATCTTTTAATTATTAGAATTCATAGTTTTTAATAAGATCCAGATGCAATTGCTTCCGCCTTTGCCTGCATAAATTCGGCTTGTTTTTCTGGTGTCATTTGAATTTGAACAAGTCTCCATGTTAAATTATAGGTGCTTAATTGAAATGAATCGGGAAAGCGACCAAAGAAAGGATCATTCATATTTAATGGTGTATTTGCAAAGGATGGCTGTCCTTGAGAAAATAATTTTAATTCACAAACAGCACCATTTACAGATCCCGTTGCAGATCGATAATACTGCCATACCAATGATGTAGAAGATAAGGAACCTGTTAGATCTCTAACGCCATCATCTGGCCTTCCAGAAGTATTGTAAGGTAATTGAGAGGAAGCAGAAAAATCATAAGTGATTTCATCTACGATTTCTTTTTCATCTGGCTGTCCTTTTCTTAGGATCATAGATTTGTAACTAAAAGCCGGATTCTTTCTTTGAATAGAATCCATGACTTCCTTTACCGTAGAGTTTTCAGTAACATCTGTCAACTGGAGATTTTCCATGTAACAGTACAAACCGACTACTCTAAAACTTACTTGAAGTGGTGAGGTCATAATTTGAGATTTATAGGGTTAATATGATGTAAAACTAACTGTAAATCAGTTTATTTACATCAGTATAAATACCCAAATTAAGACTGAACATGAAAAATAATTTGAACAAAAACTATCAGATTTTACGTTCATTTCATATTTATAAAAACAAAAAAATCCCCAAACCAAAGGTTCAGGGATTTTTAAAAATAACTGTTTACTGTCACTGGCACTGTAAACTTAATTAAGATTATAAAAAAAAAGACTCTGAAATTAATCAGAGTCTTTCGTTTTATAAAAGCAGATCCCAAATCTGCGCTACCGCTTGTTTGGGATAAGCGATACGTAGAGTTTTGCTCACGCAAAACTAACGTTCTGCTTATTTCACTTCTTCGAAGTCTACGTCTTCTACATCGCTAGTGTCATCTCCAGACGCTTCTTGAGCTCCTGCATCAGGTCCAGGCTGTCCACCTTGAGCTTGCGCTGCTTGTGCCATATCTGCACTTGCTGCGGTCCATACATTATTTAACTTCTCTAAAGCAGGATCAATTAATGCAATATCTTTAGTTTCATAAGCTTTCTTCAACTCTTCTAGCGCCTCAGTAATAGGAGCTTTCTTGTCTTCAGGAAGTTTATCGCCAAATTCTTCTAACTGTTGTTCCGTTTGGAAAATCAATTGGTCTGCACTATTTAATTTATCAGCTGTTTCTTTTGCTTTTTTATCAGCATCAGCATTTGCAGCTGCATCTTGCTTCATTTTCTCGATTTCTTCTTCAGAAAGTCCAGAAGATGCCTCGATACGTATGTCTTGCTTCTTACCAGTCGCTTTATCTTCTGCACTTACTTTGATGATACCATTTGCATCAATGTCAAAGGTTACTTCAATTTGTGGTGTACCTCTTCTTGCTGGTGCAATACCATCTAAGTGAAATCTACCTATGGTTTTATTATCAGTCGCCATAGATCGTTCTCCTTGGATTACGTGAATCTCAACACTTGGTTGATTATCTGCAGCCGTAGAAAATACTTGAGATTTCTTAGTTGGGATCGTTGTGTTAGACTCGATTAACTTAGTCATAACTCCACCCATAGTTTCAATTCCTAAAGAAAGAGGTGTTACATCAAGTAAAAGAACGTCTTTTACATCTCCTGTAAGAACTCCACCTTGGATCGCAGCACCTATTGCTACAACCTCATCAGGATTCACACCTTTAGATGGTGCTTTACCGAAGAATTTCTCTACAGCTTCCTGTACTGCAGGAATACGAGTTGATCCACCTACAAGGATAATCTCATCGATATCTCCAGTAGAAAGTCCGGCGCTTTTTAAAGCTGTTTGACACGGCTCAATAGTTCTTTTTACTAAGTCAGAAATTAATTTCTCAAAACTAGATTTAGTAAGTGTTTTTACTAAGTGTTTAGGTCCGCTTGCTGTTGCAGTAACATATGGCAAGTTGATCTCAGTTTGCGCGCTTGAAGAAAGTTCAATCTTTGCTTTTTCAGCAGCTTCCTTAAGACGTTGTAACGCCATAGGATCTTTTCTTAGATCGATATCTTCAGCAGCTTTAAACTCATCTGCTAGCCAATCAATGATTTTTTGATCTACATCATCACCACCTAAGTGTGTGTCTCCATCAGTAGAAAGTACTTCAAAGACTCCATCACCTAATTCAAGGATTGAAACGTCATGCGTTCCACCTCCAAAGTCAAATACTACAACCTTCTGGTCTGTATCTTTTTTATCTAATCCATAAGCTAGTGCTGCAGCAGTAGGCTCATTAATAATACGCTCTACTTTAAGACCTGCGATTTCACCAGCTTCTTTAGTCGCTTGACGTTGAGAATCGTTAAAGTAAGCAGGTACAGTAATTACTGCTCCAGTTACTTCAGTTCCTAAATAATCTTCAGCCGTTTTCTTCATTTTTTGAAGAATCATAGCACTTAATTCTTGTGGTGTGTAAAGACGTCCATCGATATCAACACGTGGTGTATCGTTATCACCTTTTACTACTTTATAAGGTACGCGACCAGCTTCATTTGAAGATTCACTGAATTTGTTCCCCATGAAACGCTTTACAGAAGCAACCGTTTTAGTTGGGTTAGTTACTGCCTGTCTTTTTGCAGGATCACCTACCTTAATTTCACCACCTTCTACAAAGGCAATTACAGAAGGAGTTGTTCTTTTACCTTCAGAATTAGGGATTACTACAGGCTCGCTACCTTCCATTACAGAAACACAACTGTTAGTCGTACCTAAGTCTATTCCTATTATTTTACTCATTATAAATTTATTTTAATTTTTATTTTCTATTTATTTACGTCTTCCATAAGTCAATGTTTATGCCATGCCATTTGTAATGACATGATGTCATTTTTACTGTCATAATCGTCATTGTCATCCTAGAAAATTTGAATAGAAATATTAAACCATAGAAAAGAGCGATTTCCAAATTTATCATTGATCGGCTGGTGCTTAAGTTATCTTTATTGATTTCAGTTTATTTTTCGTTTCCGCTTTCGCGAAAGCGAGATAAACACAACAATTACCTCAATATTTCCAATTATCTTTGTTCTATAATTAAACAGCAGATTTTACAACCATCTATGTCTCAAAATCCTCCTAAAATTGAAGCCATAAGCGTTTTTGACATGCTTAAAATAGGCGTTGGACCTTCTAGTTCGCATACGCTTGGACCGTGGCAAGCGGCGAGAGATTTTTTAAAAAAGCTACGTGATAAAAACAGATTGTCACAAGTTGAGTCTATAGAAGTAGATCTTTATGGATCTCTTTCTTTAACTGGAAAAGGGCACGCCACAGATCTTGCTTGTATTCTAGGATTAACAAATGCAGATCCTGTTACCTGCAGCATTGAAGAGATTCCAGAAATAATAGATTATATCAACCAGCAGAAAATACTTCAGTTAGACGGCGTGTATTTCATACCGTTTGATCCTAAAACGCAAATTCATTTTAATCGAAACTTTTTACCA is drawn from Nonlabens dokdonensis DSW-6 and contains these coding sequences:
- a CDS encoding T9SS type A sorting domain-containing protein, whose amino-acid sequence is MKKHITTLALFSLTFILTFNIGYSQVQLYANGFEGTDEDTYNLTTASGSNVDFVNFTASDYILRGNPAANSSIDVQPTGFSGSNLIMWEDFDGYLADGGQLYLTTNDINISGASGISVQMKIGVTNDVADRYEASDFLTLEYQIDGGLWVTFGDFRGVINGNTFNFYEDDDLNGTYTAQITNAMKQLNYDLDVIFGTQISGSLMKIRIRAFSGVQEEMVIDDLVVEATVLSIDDNQPITNIEVYPNPASEVLRVSNWKEPKEYIIYNQLGTQISKGKNTENKIDIQNLKTGLYFLKFENSDPIKFIKK
- a CDS encoding PAAR domain-containing protein, encoding MPPAARITDFHECPMQTPGTPPIPHVGGPIIGPGEPTVLIGQLPAACVGDTLICVGPPDVIVKGSSTVTIGGRPAARLGDTTAHGGKILLGAMNVMIGG
- the vgrG gene encoding type VI secretion system tip protein VgrG translates to MNTPNIDLTTLAIKSNGSSIPDEFQVSSVVVKKELNRISKAEITLLDGSAETEQFPASDSSTFVPGTEIIIEAGYNDSNKSIFEGIVIGQRLQIDQEQGSLLIVECYDKAIKMTVGQNSRSFFNQTDSDILTTLINNNGLTASVSSTEVKWQQQVQHNATDWDYLLSRAAANSLLITNSNGRVTAQKPDKNTSSVLTAAYGESIFEIDINLNASDQLSSVKASSWDYKDQAQLSSTTKNTYSGPGNLSSTQLSNVIDLEDYNLQTTAVLDQKELTNWTQAQLLKSNYSKIQGEVKIQGTSSIEPLNYITLNGIGDRFSGDHLVSNVTHYIESGVWVTKVSIGLLEKYLYKTIINDTHASGLIPAMKGLFNGIVKQIDGDPDHQYRILVDVPLMDNTGNGLWARYSNFYASNNAGALFLPEIGDEVVLGCLNEDPRSIVILGSLYSNPKNSPDKNLTLDNNNTVKALVTKSGLRLEFHENDNEILIATPNENSIVLSDKEKNISIKDQNDNKFTLSDKGISMTSPKDISIEANGKLSLKGDQGVEMMANGGDVKTSGININQRADMSYTANATQARIEGDAELTLKGAMVMIN
- a CDS encoding metallophosphoesterase family protein produces the protein MKSTNLLISFVFIILLTSCKKEIKEKPIIETEEEIVVDTPIFSFSFTGCNRIDRGDQSTANPSTANTYVLKRVLFEIAQKEEQPELFFFLGDLVLAESTNAKLNSQLSAWDAIYKEQEISNSGIEMVAIPGNHEMLYSVEVSENDWHEFPLKGSTDIWLQHMKDYLPDGRVTAPDTLGLDNRLSFSFTRHNVGFVVLNSDTYNPPSKTDIYGKEGQIPVKWVNDQVTSFKNNPSIEHIFVVTHRPYYVDGNPDTSHGGLPQGPDVWPTFEENKVVALLSAHKHDYQRVQPINEKLGGGTYQVIAGNGGSSGEAAFFGYSTITVMKSGNLVLNSVGFDKGMPYTASVPNNPTTSRDSIVLTWEENPSKYYSLTQSKKN
- the dnaK gene encoding molecular chaperone DnaK: MSKIIGIDLGTTNSCVSVMEGSEPVVIPNSEGKRTTPSVIAFVEGGEIKVGDPAKRQAVTNPTKTVASVKRFMGNKFSESSNEAGRVPYKVVKGDNDTPRVDIDGRLYTPQELSAMILQKMKKTAEDYLGTEVTGAVITVPAYFNDSQRQATKEAGEIAGLKVERIINEPTAAALAYGLDKKDTDQKVVVFDFGGGTHDVSILELGDGVFEVLSTDGDTHLGGDDVDQKIIDWLADEFKAAEDIDLRKDPMALQRLKEAAEKAKIELSSSAQTEINLPYVTATASGPKHLVKTLTKSSFEKLISDLVKRTIEPCQTALKSAGLSTGDIDEIILVGGSTRIPAVQEAVEKFFGKAPSKGVNPDEVVAIGAAIQGGVLTGDVKDVLLLDVTPLSLGIETMGGVMTKLIESNTTIPTKKSQVFSTAADNQPSVEIHVIQGERSMATDNKTIGRFHLDGIAPARRGTPQIEVTFDIDANGIIKVSAEDKATGKKQDIRIEASSGLSEEEIEKMKQDAAANADADKKAKETADKLNSADQLIFQTEQQLEEFGDKLPEDKKAPITEALEELKKAYETKDIALIDPALEKLNNVWTAASADMAQAAQAQGGQPGPDAGAQEASGDDTSDVEDVDFEEVK